One window from the genome of Neospora caninum Liverpool complete genome, chromosome VI encodes:
- a CDS encoding Serine--pyruvate transaminase,related gives MEGSAKINEELRPALKTLEVPQRLLLGPGPSNSHPEVLRAMALPSLGYLDPAFIQVLQDIQALLRYVWQTTNETTFCISGTGSAAMEACVANIVEKNDVVLVAVCGYFGSRLVDMAERYGADVRVVNKPWGQAFSLEEIREALEKHRPRVFGMVHVETSTGVVQPMEGIGALCREYDSLLLLDTVTSLGGVPVYIDAWGVDLAYSCSQKGLSASPGASPITVGPRALEKIRARRAKVPNWYLDLSLLEKYWGPQRQYHHTASMVCYYGLREALRVIAEEGVSASWKRHQENAAYLHSKLEELGLSMHVEKPWRAPTLTTVRIPDGIDGKALAGKLLAEEHIEIGNGIGDLAGKVWRIGLMGYNSNRESVDKLVAALGKLLG, from the coding sequence ATGGAAGGCTCCGCCAAGATCAACGAGGAGCTGCGGCCTGCATTGAAGACCCTGGAAGTTCCGCAGAGGCTTCTACTTGGGCCGGGACCGTCTAATTCTCATCCGGAAGTTCTGCGTGCCATGGCCTTGCCATCTCTGGGCTACCTGGACCCCGCGTTCATCCAGGTCTTGCAAGACATTCAAGCTTTGCTGCGGTACGTGTGGCAAACAACAAACGAGACAACCTTCTGCATTAGCGGAACGGGCTCGGCTGCAATGGAAGCTTGTGTGGCGAATATCGTCGAAAAGAACGACGTGGTCCTCGTTGCGGTTTGTGGATACTTTGGCAGCCGCTTGGTAGATATGGCTGAGCGATATGGCGCGGACGTCCGAGTGGTGAACAAGCCCTGGGGACAGGCATTTTCTCTGGAGGAAATCCGCGAAGCTCTTGAGAAACACAGACCGCGGGTCTTCGGTATGGTTCACGTGGAAACCTCCACGGGCGTCGTTCAACCCATGGAAGGCATCGGGGCCTTGTGTCGCGAGTACGATTCCCTGTTGCTCCTTGATACCGTCACCAGCCTAGGTGGCGTACCGGTCTACATCGATGCCTGGGGCGTTGACCTCGCCTACAGCTGTAGCCAGAAAGGACTGAGTGCCTCGCCCGGAGCTTCGCCCATCACTGTCGGCCCTCGCGCCCTGGAAAAAATccgcgcgcggcgagcgaAGGTGCCCAACTGGTATCTCGACCTTTCGCTCTTGGAGAAGTACTGGGGCCCTCAACGTCAGTATCACCATACGGCGTCGATGGTGTGCTACTACGGTTTGCGCGAGGCGCTCCGTGTGATTGCGGAAGAGGGCGTCTCTGCGAGCTGGAAACGCCATCAAGAAAACGCGGCGTATCTGCACTCGAAACTCGAAGAGCTTGGCCTCAGTATGCATGTGGAGAAGCCGTGGAGGGCACCTACCCTCACCACCGTCCGCATTCCAGATGGCATCGACGGAAAAGCCCTGGCTGGGAAACTGCTTGCGGAAGAACACATCGAAATCGGGAACGGAATCGGCGACCTCGCAGGAAAGGTCTGGCGCATTGGCCTGATGGGTTACAACAGCAATCGTGAGTCAGTGGACAAGCTGGTCGCCGCTCTTGGCAAGCTTCTTGGCTAG